A genome region from Arachis duranensis cultivar V14167 chromosome 8, aradu.V14167.gnm2.J7QH, whole genome shotgun sequence includes the following:
- the LOC107463340 gene encoding RNA polymerase II transcriptional coactivator KIWI → MSSKGKRKEEHDNASDGDSEGHAPPKKTSKTATTTNADSEDPDSIVVCEISKNRRVSVRNWQGRIVVDIREFYVKDGKQLPGKKGISLTMDQWNVLRNHVEEIDKAVTENS, encoded by the exons ATGTCTTCAAAGGGCAAGAGGAAGGAGGAGCATGACAACGCTTCTGATGGCGACTCTGAAGGCCATGCACCGCCCAAGAAAACCTCCAAAaccgccaccaccaccaacGCCGATTCTGAGGACCCCGACTCAATCGTTGTCTGCGAG atttcGAAGAACAGGAGGGTTTCGGTGAGGAACTGGCAGGGGAGAATTGTCGTCGACATTCGTGAGTTTTACGTCAAAGATGGCAAGCAACTCCCTGGAAAGAAAG GTATCTCGTTGACCATGGATCAG TGGAATGTGCTTCGTAACCACGTTGAAGAAATTGACAAGGCAGTTACTGAGAATTCCTGA
- the LOC107463315 gene encoding NAD-dependent protein deacylase SRT2: MAVISNKSTMLGTRFSFSIHHSSIAMSLSFHSHSPSSLSPSSLRIARSFLGTVMTDFFQPRLGNWHLTRRGGRLISFKGCVKFVHTTCRISIPGTSPGNDVKPPSNNSFRDKKAVPDADPPSIKDVNLLYQFFDQSTKLMVLTGAGISTECGIPDYRSPNGAYSTGFRPITHQEFLRSSRARRRYWARSYAGWRRFTAAQPSAAHRALATLEKAGRIDFMITQNVDRLHHRAGSNPLELHGTVYTVICIDCGHSFSRSLFQDQLKELNPKWAEAIENLDHGDPGSDKSFGMKQRPDGDIEIDEKFWEEDFVLPTCQKCNGVLKPEVVFFGDNVPKDRADMAMEASKRCDALLVLGSSLMTFSAFRLVRAAHEAGAATAIVNIGETRADDFVPLKINARLGEILPRVLNTGSITVPAVQL; encoded by the exons ATGGCAGTTATTAGCAACAAATCAACAATGCTCGGAACGCGATTCTCATTCTCCATTCATCATTCATCCATCGCCATGTctctctctttccattctcaCTCACCATCCTCTCTTTCTCCGTCG TCTCTTAGGATCGCAAGGAGCTTCCTAGGGACTGTTATGACAG ATTTCTTTCAACCAAGACTTGGAAATTGGCACTTAACAAGAAGAGGTGGAAGATTGATATCATTTAAGGGCTGTGTGAAATTCGTACATACCACATGCCGTATCTCTATCCCCGGTACCTCGCCAGGAAATGATGTTAAACCCCCATCTAACAATAGCTTCAGGGATAAGAAAGCAGTTCCTGATGCAGACCCTCCCAGTATCAAAGATGTTAACCTTTTGTATCAATTTTTTGACCAAAG TACCAAGCTCATGGTGTTGACTGGAGCTGGAATTAGCACAGAGTGTGGGATCCCTGACTATCGAAG CCCCAATGGAGCTTATAGTACCGGTTTCCGACCAATAACTCATCAG GAGTTTCTCCGTTCAAGTCGAGCCCGGAGGCGATATTGGGCAAGGAGCTATGCTGGGTGGAGGCGATTTACTGCAGCACAACCTAGTGCTGCCCATCGTGCTTTGGCAACATTGGAGAAGGCTGGCCGCATTGATTTTATGATTACCCAAAATGTTGATAG GCTTCATCATCGCGCCGGTAGCAATCCATTAGAGTTGCATGGTACTGTATACACTGTAATTTGTATAGATTGTGGGCATTCCTTTTCCCGAAGCTTGTTTCAGGATCAACTGAAGGAGCTTAATCCAAAG TGGGCAGAAGCAATTGAAAATTTGGACCACGGAGACCCTGGGTCAGACAAGAGCTTTGGCATGAAACAAAGACCTGATGGTGATATTGAGATTGATGAAAAGTTTTGGGAGGAAGATTTTGTCCTTCCAACCTGTCAGAAGTGCAATGGAGTCCTCAAACCTGAG GTTGTCTTCTTTGGTGATAATGTTCCCAAGGACAGAGCTGATATGGCAATGGAAGCATCTAAAAGATGTGATGCTTTGCTTGTGCTAGGATCCTCTCTGATGACCTTCTCTGCTTTTCGACTTGTCAG GGCAGCTCATGAAGCTGGTGCTGCCACTGCAATTGTAAATATCGGGGAGACACGTGCTGATGATTTTGTACCCTTGAAAATCAATGCACGCTTGGGTGAG ATTCTTCCAAGAGTACTTAACACCGGATCCATAACAGTACCTGCCGTGCAGTTATAG
- the LOC107463260 gene encoding elongation factor 1-gamma, with the protein MALILHAGKTNKNAYKALIAAEYVGVQVELAPNFEMGVSNKTPEFLKMNPIGKVPVLETPEGPVFESNAIARYVARLKGDNSLYGSSPIDYGHIEQWIDFSSMEIDANISRWFYPRLGFLPYLPPVEEAAISGLKRALGALNTHLTSNTYLVGHSVTLADIITTCNLYLGFSHILVKSFTSEFPHVERYFWTMVNQPNFRKILGEVKQTEAVPPVPSAKKPSQPKESKPKAKNEPKKEAKKEPEKPKVEEEEEEEAPKPKAKNPLDLLPPSKMILDEWKRLYSNTKTNFREVAIKGFWDMYDPEGYSLWFCDYKYQEENTVTFVTMNKVGGFLQRMDLARKYAFGKMLVIGSQPPFKVKGLWLFRGPEIPKFVLDECYDMELYEWTKVDISDENQKERVNQMIEDAEPFEGEPLLDAKCFK; encoded by the exons ATGGCGTTG ATTCTGCATGCaggtaaaacaaacaaaaatgctTACAAGGCACTCATTGCAGCTGAGTATGTTGGTGTGCAAGTTGAGTTGGCCCCCAATTTTGAGATGGGTGTCTCTAACAAAACTCCAGAGTTTCTCAAGATGAATCCGATTGGCAAG GTTCCGGTGTTAGAGACACCAGAGGGCCCTGTATTTGAGAGCAATGCAATTGCTCGTTATG TTGCTCGTTTAAAGGGGGACAACAGTTTATATGGTTCCTCGCCTATTGATTAT GGCCACATCGAGCAATGGATTGATTTTTCATCAATGGAGATTGATGCTAATATTAGTAGGTGGTTCTACCCGAGATTGGGATTTCTTCCTTACCTTCCTCCA GTTGAGGAGGCCGCAATTTCTGGACTGAAGAGAGCTTTGGGTGCTTTGAACACTCACCTTACTTCCAATACTTACCTAGTTGGGCATTCAGTGACCCTAGCTGACATCATAACAACATGCAATTTGTATTTGGGTTTCAGTCATATCTTGGTTAAGAGTTTCACTTCAGAGTTTCCTCATGTTGAGAGATATTTTTGGACCATGGTTAATCAGCCAAACTTTCGAAAGATACTAGGTGAAGTCAAGCAGACTGAAGCTGTTCCACCTGTTCCATCTGCAAAGAAGCCTTCCCAGCCAAAAGAATCTAAGCCCAAGGCGAAGAACGAGCCaaagaaagaagcaaagaaagagCCAGAGAAACCCAAagtagaggaggaggaggaggaagaggctcCCAAGCCCAAAGCCAAGAATCCCCTTGATCTTCTTCCTCCAAGTAAGATGATACTAGATGAGTGGAAAAGGCTGTACTCCAACACCAAAACCAATTTCCGCGAGGTTGCAATAAAAG GATTTTGGGACATGTATGATCCAGAGGGATACTCTTTGTGGTTCTGTGATTACAAATACCAAGAGGAGAACACTGTTACCTTTGTGACAATGAACAAGGTTGGTGGTTTTCTTCAGCGGATGGATTTAGCTCGAAAGTATGCATTTGGAAAAATGCTTGTAATTGGATCACAACCACCCTTCAAGGTGAAGGGGTTGTGGCTTTTCCGTGGGCCGGAAATTCCGAAGTTTGTGCTTGATGAATGCTATGATATGGAGCTTTATGAATGGACTAAGGTTGACATATCTGATGAAAATCAGAAGGAGCGGGTCAATCAGATGATTGAAGATGCCGAACCGTTCGAGGGAGAGCCTCTTTTGGATGCTAAgtgctttaagtga